TTAATATTTCTAGTAATTCCAAATAGTCATGTGAATAAAAACTTTCATTCACAGCATGAAATATTATGTAGAACAACTAGAAAAATAAACATAGAAGTTAAGTGCGCTTGGATTCTTTTTACTAAAGAGCTTATTTGCttatttatataagaaaaaaattggctGAAGTATAATTGTACTCagaaaagtgaggttttaaaaagtttaacataaacaaataagCTAATGGAAAAAGGTAATCCAAATGCATACTAATCTTTTAAATATACATTTataaaagaatcaataaaaaatcaaccatCCAAAATTGTGCAACATGTTAAACCACCTAATGATCATCAAATAACAATGTTCAACATAGATACACGCATGTACCAAACCAAATGGTAGACTATGCTAGTTGAGCTGAGGTGGTTTTCATCGGGTTTCAATGAATATGCCAAATTTAGATACACTTAAACCTTCCAATGCAATTTACAATTACAGAGCAAGACAATTAATTCATAAACAAAAACTTCCAATGCAATTTATTGCTCACAAAATCCATCCCTCCACACGCACTACctcaaaaattactaaaaaaaatcaacaaacttTAGAAGACTTCCAACTCAAGTTGGAAGACAGTTTGGATTGAGCGTAAAGTATAGGAAAAGAAGGGAAATACAAACATGATATGTTATGTTCAATTGCTCCTcaacaaaaatattcaaaaaaggaaagaaaaaaaaaagaattttaaaagagtGTTTTttgaatagaaaagaaaatttagagCAAGAAATTGGAGAGAGTGCGCTCCAGATTTAAGAGTGCAAAACATTTTCCACCCAAAACCCATTGTTTTTTGAAGACCAGGTCACAAGTTTTTTGTCGACCAGAATTTTCTACCacaccaaacactagaaaatgtAAAAACCATTTTCTGccaaaaaaattagagtatTAAGAGACCCAAAGATCCCACAGACACTCAGAAAATGGAAGTATAAgcctactaaaaaaaatgacacactGTCATGAATCAACCAATGGGAGCAATCAGCAGACTTCTTGTTCAGTAAACATCACATGACTAAACACCAAATCATGAAATAAACAAGAGACTATAGTAAAACCAGTCACAGTGAATATGTATTCCAACTCTGAGATCCAGATTCTACATTTACCCCCAAATATGAAGCACATAGCCCTCTACCtggtaaaaattttaaacactaCATATCTAAGAATCATTAACAAACAGAAACGTAGAAGGGCTTGTCTATCCTCCAGcttctttaaagataaaaatgtaTAATCCAATTTTAATACATTAAAGTTTCTAGGTTGTGTCCTGCTAATATAATTCCAATCaaaagataagtaaaaaagaGCTGAAAATAGTGCAAACAATTAAATTGCTACATTTAAGAGTTCTCTACAACTAAAGTAATAAAATAGGAACACATACACATCTGCAAACTTGGTGCTTCCTTCGCCTCTGATCCGTAGCAGCCGTTGCCACCCAGGAGGGGGCTGCGCAATATTAGGCTTATCAATTGCCCAAAGCCTGCTGCCATCTTGAGAAATGTCTGCTGGATCATCACATGATATATCAGGTCGCCACTCACGAGCTGTTTCACAAAAAAAAGGCTGTTCCAGGATATGTTCACGTATTTCTTCATACTTTTCCTTTGTTGGGATGAGCCTCCATTTAAAACAATTTGCACACTGGACAGTGAAAGCCCCTACAGATGGCAAAACTCTGGAAGATGAATTTGGAGACGAATATTTTGAGATCGGCAGAGGCCGGCACTGAATAGGGTCAGGGACAGGTTCAATTGCACCTGTACCATTTGCCAGAGGTTCATAAAGCACCAGCTGCTTATTTTGTTCATCTTCACCCTCTGTCTCAAGAGACTCATCATCTGaagatgacgatgatgatgatgagacaTCTACCGGTTCCTTGAGAGTGCTATCTTGGTGAGCTAGGAAACTTGAACTAGTGAAACCATTTTTTACCTTCTTAGTTGCTGACCACATCTGACAAGATTTCATAAAACCTGTCACAGAAAGCACCACTTAGCAAAGCATACACAACATTAAAGAAGTTCTACAGTTGTCAAGATATGAAGCTACCATACCAAACAATATCTTTATTATAAGAATGCAATTCCCAGAAGCTCAAATGACAATGCTCATTAGTTGTAACAcgaaaacaataaatataaaccaCAAAGGATTTTCATAATAGCAGAGTTGCCAAACCACATAATGAGGTAAACAAAAGAATCAGAAGTAGTCCCAAAGGAGAAAACTACAATTACAGGGTGCAAGTGAACAGCAATATAGTCCCAGTAAGCATTAAAGAAGTACTTGGAAATAAGTTTCGATAAACACATCATAAGCCACATTTCAATGGTGCAAAAGACTAACAGGGACAAATCAAATCTGAACCAATAATCAAATTTCGATAGTGCATGAATCAGCTTCGGATCTGATAATATAttcacataaaaagaaaacatctATACTTCATTCCATAACACAGTATTCAGAACTTCTTGAGAAatctataacaaaaatcaaCCCCAAAAATATCCTCTAATAAATTTGCTTGGACTATCTACCACATGCTACAAAGCAGAAACAAAGACCTGGGATATGCATACCATACAATAAAATACCAACAACAGCAATAACAACAAGAAAGCCTTAGTTCaactatggatcctcaacagatTAGTCAAGATCGGccatatgtattcttttccCACATTCTATTCTATCCGAAGTCATTGTCTCTGTTACTATCAACATTACTGACTACAATAAAGCCTTTACATAGACTATCACTCCCTCCAAACATGAACCCAGAAACAAAACcagaaatgcaaaaaataaaaaataaaacttaccTCCTCACACCAAATCCAGGGACTCTGATTTCCACTCTACCACCTGAGCAATACTTTATCAAACTAACACCATTTATAATCCCACATAAAGTTCTGCAAATGCAAGAAAGATAAGATCCAAAATTagaaaacaggaaaaaaaaaaaaaaaaaacacgacaACCTTTGATCATGTTTGATAAAGTTTACAGCTACCAACAGCCTTAAACAAACAAGAAGACAGCTATCAAAAAGGGTGTTTGTATTGTTAGAAAACACACATCATTGGAATTCGAGCCCAACAAAACAGAGAGTAATAAACAGATCTAAATGGAAGTGTTATGAAACATTATCGTACAAACAAACACGAACCCAAATCTGGATCTACAAACATGAACCCAGAAACAAAACCAGAAATGAGAAACAAGAACtcgtagagagagagagagagagagagagagagaggagttacAGAGAGATGAGGAAGAAGGAAAATCAGGGCCGTTGAAGAAGAGGGTGACGTGGGGTTAGATCGTACGGGTGAGGGGTGGTGGGGGGGTGTGGCGTAAGAGTGTTGTGATGAAATTCTTTGCACCTACGCTTACCTGTTTTTCCTGCCTCGATGAGAGAGAGtgaagaggatgatgatgatgaagatgcaTTCATGAATATTAATATATCTCTGCTGAATATATGCTACTTACTAATAATTcgataaaaatggaaaattgttttttttttaaattattttaaattgggtggaaaaaaaaaataaaagcttacTATATAGCCTACAAAACTAACATGGCATTAATTATGTctcataattataataaataaaaagtgaaatattattatatgcgataataaatataattaatataatttaataacaaaataaatggttTGTTAATTGATCTGGTGGGGTTGGCCGAGTGGTTGAGCATTCTATCTTAAAGTGGCTATCTCAAGTTTAACTGGGTGCTCCTTAGTTCAAGTCCGGACATCAATCCATCGCGAACAGTCATTAGTCTCTAGTTGAAAATATCTTAAGGCAAGTATCttgttagattttttattttttaagttgttatttttttaaaaaaatatattaattttttaatgaattacaATTGAGAAATGTAAATATTTATGTTGATTATGAAATAAGttaaattactcttttaccctttaattttttttctttaaaaaaaatcccaactaAAACTTAAGGTTATTTTAGACATCTATTAAAGTTTAGTGCACATCGCATGAATCGGGATATATTCAAATAGTAATTGGTGAGTTCAAATTAATTTG
This portion of the Castanea sativa cultivar Marrone di Chiusa Pesio chromosome 7, ASM4071231v1 genome encodes:
- the LOC142643407 gene encoding methyl-CpG-binding domain-containing protein 2, whose amino-acid sequence is MKSCQMWSATKKVKNGFTSSSFLAHQDSTLKEPVDVSSSSSSSSDDESLETEGEDEQNKQLVLYEPLANGTGAIEPVPDPIQCRPLPISKYSSPNSSSRVLPSVGAFTVQCANCFKWRLIPTKEKYEEIREHILEQPFFCETAREWRPDISCDDPADISQDGSRLWAIDKPNIAQPPPGWQRLLRIRGEGSTKFADVYYVAPSGKRLRSMVEVQKYFLEHPEHMTDGVTLSQFSFQIPKPLQENYVRKRPTRRAALCDGTRPLEPDEVSPLSWAGPDDSPDSQLNRPARPSYFEAPVFDPVHRPAKKQARTPTKEMYSSKPK